The genomic region ATTCTCAAATTTCAAAATGTCCTGATTGACACCTTGGGGACATGTTTTTGGTCAGGAGGGTCCTTTCACAAGACAGACAACAGTAAGTAGCTAACAACTTGGCCTTTCGAAAAAAACATTACTCAGACTTGCATGAGCGAATGTTTAGCACATATTCCCTATCAAATATCCATCACATCTTAGCCTGAATATCATGGCAAGAGCTGTGCAGAACCATACCCCAAAGCGGCCTGGTGTTGGCCTGGGGGTCCTGGTAACGGATCCGTCCCACCCAAGATGTGTTCTTCTCGGAAGGCGGAAGAGCCTGGTGGGTAAAGGTACCTATCAATTACCTGGAGGACACATAGAATTTGGGTGAGTTACTTAAACGGCACATTCTTAATTAGGAAATGAATGTACTATAAACACAAAAGGATTTGACAACATTTTTCGTTTGTTTTAATTATGTGTATTTTACATAATCGtatgcgttttttaaataattctATATTTGAATCCATTTACTAATTCAGAGGAAGCAACAGCCAGTGGTTATAAAATAATGAATAGACAAGCAATAACAATCAGTAATGGTGATACATAAATGAAACATATTAATTAAACTAGACATTAATATAGGCCTAAATAACATCTCAATTAATTTATAAACAtcttattttttgttattttattatttattttttatttatgtgtTCATATGTTCTGCCCAACTCCACAGACTAACTCACAGATCTACTTTGCCTAAACTGGAACGTTTTGCCTTTGGCTAAAATCTGCATGCACTTGTTGCAGGGAGACGTGGGAGGAGTGTGCAcagagggaggtgatggaggaggtgggggtccGGCTGAAGAACCTCCAGTTTGCCTCTGTAGTGAACTCCATAAAGCTGGAAGAAAACTATCACTACATTACAGTGTTCATGCAGGGAGAAATTGATAGGACCTTCTCATCTGAGCCAATAAACATGGAGCCTGAGAAAAACGAGGGTAATTGTATTTGCAAACTAGGGCTAGTGGATCTGAACTTTGCTCACGTTCTCTTCCATTGGATTATTATCGTGCTTGGGCTACATcaaaattgtccaaaatgtccaaAACACACAACTCCAGAATGGGTCTTGGCCTCAACTGCTGAATAGATGCATGTATAATTTTGACAAGTTGGCGAATCTTTCCTTTGATAGTTATTTCCTTCAGCAGTGAGTGATTCACTGAGCTTTTAGGATTGTTTTCACATTCACTAAGAGTTAACTTTTTTCTGTTTTACATTCAGGTTGGACATGGAAAATCTGGGAGGACTTCCCCCAAGAGAAGGAGCTTTTCTTACCACTGGCTAATTTAAGACAGCAGGGATTCCAGCCTTTCGCAAAACATGCAAAGATTTAGTGTAATCGAGAGACTCTTTTTTTCTGTATTGTATGAAGAACTGCTTGAATGAATTCTCCAGCTGCTTGGAGTTACTAAAGGAAGAATCTGTGAAACTGAGCTGAGGTACAGGTGGGTTTCCCAGTCAAACGCACAAATGCAGTCCAGCGATCCAAACAGCGTCTCTTTGTCTAATCTGATATTAAAAGTATGCTTATGCCTAATGTAAACAGTTACAGTGTCAGTAATATATTTTACTATATTAACTACATGTGCATGATATTTGTTATTCCACAGATGTTGGCACATGTTCCGTCCAGTATGAACATTACTAGTTTGACCGTTTGGTGTTTAAATTGGAGTATTATTTAAGGTTATTGACTATTCCCCCATATGGGATGTTTATTCCTTGGTGCTATGAACGCCCCCAGCGCCCATGACACACCGAGCCGCCATTTTGGTCTAAATGCGTCACATCGAGTAATAAGAAGACGGTCCGAGCTGGGCGAGCAGTCAAGTTGACAAACTTCGGGGGGGAGAAAAAAAGGACAAGACAGCGTTACATTTGTTCTTGCACAACTAACCAGAGTCAACTATGGTTAAACTAACATTCAACACCACGCTTGGTCAAAAGGACGCGAAGAAAGGGGAAAAAGACGAGGCGTTGATCCCACAAGACGGGGTGAGTTTATACGACGCCAGCGAGACCAGTTTTTGTGCACCGCAGTTCGGGCTAGCGTTAGCCAGTTAGCACAGCCCGGCTAACGGGCTCTGGATCAACGACATTATCTGCGACGACACCTAAACATTATTAACGTTAACCGCTGCAGTCGAAACGTGTATTTGATATATAATGTTGGTGTTAATAAACGTGTTCAAGAAAACGACTAGGTGGTGGGGGGgcgttagctaactagctagcatgctaatttattttcttttcaatGACGAAAAAAGCGGAATAAACAACGTCGAAATCGTCCGACAATGGCGTGTTCGCTCGATAAAACGGCTCGGAAATGATTTTTGTGCGATGACAGTTTCGTGGACAGTCGTGAAGTGTTGTTCTAGTGGCCGCACGACCTTGTTAGACGAGCTGGGCTGTAGTAAAATGGCCGACTTCTCCAAACGCGTCCGACCGTGTTCAACGACACCCGTTTAATCTCTCGTTCTTTCACTTTTTCAATCTTTCACTCGTCTAAAACTGCGTGCACACCATTTTCTCGACGGCCATTTGAGGTTGGGGTAACAGTTTTGTGCGGCATACAGGCGGTGTGGTTGCCCGTCGGTGTGGTCGTGGGGGATGTAGGTGGTGTTGACGGTCTGTCCCGGGCGTGTAAGCCCGAGTCTGGTGTGTGTGccgtgtctggtgtgtgttgtgtgggcaGGTCGGGTCACGCCAGCGTGAGATCGTCTGATAATGAGTCAGTGCGACACGGCGAGCTGCGCTTTCACACCGAAACGCCGTAAATCATGAATTAAATACGGTGGTGAAATGCTGGGATCGGTCCACTAGACGgcctgtctgtttcctgtgtctTAAATAGCCCGAGCAAAGTcaacgggtgaaggaaggctaTAAATGAACGCCGCTTGCCATATAAAGTGAACGGAAAGTAATGGTGCTTAAATACTTTTCGCTAGATTGCACTGGTTATACACAAACCAGTTATCGACTACCGTGTTGTGATGTCACGGAATGTCCCTAagataaacgtgtgtgtgtgtgtggtcatatcTGACTGCGCTATTACAGAGACTGTTTCTGTCACACACGTGATCAAAGCCTAGCTGAACCTGTCTGGCAGGAGGCGATCCTTTATAACGGCCCcttcaaatcccacttcagaTCACTTCAACAAaggctgcctgtgtgtgtgccaagctgctgtgtgtgtgcgcgagtgcgcACACTTGGAAATGCATCAAagaacacacccccccacacacacacaaaaaagtcaAAGAAAATCAGGAATTTGCTGATATGAAGCAGAATTACACAACATCAGTATCATTTGCCCAGTCTGGCTGGATTTATTGGAAGCCCTGGTCAATGGACTATGTAAAACGTTTTAATAGCAGACTGTGGTGCTCAGATGGCATCTGTTTCCCCACGGCTCcctccccccccactccccagaTTGGATTTAATGTGCTTAAGTGAGCTGCAGGCTCGCAGACATGTGCTAAAAAAGAAACAACACATCCCACATCCAAAGGAAGAGGTCCGATTCAGCCTGCATCGATGTGCCTTAGCATAGCTTTGGTCTAGTGGTGTCGTATCCAGGGttagtgttctctctctctctctctctctctctctctaggtggAATCAGAGGAATGATTCTGGTTCTTTGTAGCATTGCGTCATTATCATGGGAGAAAGCAGTAGAGCAGCTCCCCAAGGTTTCACGCCCGTAAACACACCTGCACTTGCCTCTGTGTGTTCCTGCTGCCGCTCCTACGGCGCCATCTGTTGGTGTTGACCTCAGCGTGCGCCTCATCCGGCCCAACAGCGAGTGTGCAGTCGCCTGTATGTGTGGAAGTGTTTTCAGCCCGCACAGCCGCTGGGGTTATTTCCCCCATCTCCATGCTGCTAACTGCACAGCTGCTGGGTGCATCATGATTGCACAACATACTTGTTGTTCTTTCTTgtctcttgggggggggggtgctcgaACATCTCCCAGCATTCTCTGCTCCCTGCACTTTTGTCTAGAAACTGACCACACCCAGGCAATGTTTAAACTGAACACTCACGCACGAgcatcacatatgtgcacagaCTTTAAAATAAGGTTGCTTTAAAACTCCGGCAACGCAGGGAGTTTGTGAATGTCCACACTCGGTTTTAATGAAACAGAAGGACCAAGGGAAGACGACAGCCAGGTAACGGATACTGAACGACCTCCGCCCTGCGCTCCAAGACCGTCACGGGTGTAGCGCCGTCTGGATTGTGTCCAGTTAATGAGGGCCACAGAGAAACCCTGGGAACAGGAAGCCAGGCCGAAGCAGAAGCTCGATGGAGAAGTGAGAGATGACTTCCCCTCCTGAGTCAGCACTTTCCAATTAAACCAGCTTCTCCTTGAAATAACATGATCGGCATTGACGCTCGACACGGAAGCGCCCGTCCCATTTAGAGTTAACTGCCAACTTTCAGAGAACCCAACACGACACGGAGCATTCACCGGTCAGTGAAGGTGTGTTGTGTGGtaacctcagtgtgtgtgtgtgtgcaggatgtGGAGGGGGTCGTGCGGGTTAGACAGCAGTCCCGGGCCTGGTGCTGGTGCATGTGTCTTGGTCTGGCCCTCATGCTGTCGGGTTTGGTGGTCGGCGGAGCGTACCTGTACAGGTATTACTTTCTGGAGGTGAGTGAGAactctgtgaacacacacacgtacatacggGTAGTTGCAGAAGCAGCTTTCTCGAGCACCCTGGGCAGTTTTGCGAGGCGCTCCCGGCGGTGTTGTGGGCGGTGACACTCTCTGCTCCTCCCAGGACGGGGACACGTACTTCTGTGGCGTGAGCTACCAGGAGGAACGCTACATGGTGCCGGAGAGCGGCGAGGAGGACGGGCAGGAGGAGCTGCCCTCCATGCTGCGCCGTCTGGAGGAGCGTGTGCGTatcctggaggaggaggaggtggcctTCATCAACGTCCCCGTGCCCGAGTTCAGCGACAGCGACCCGGCCGACATCGTCCACGACTTCAACCGGGTGAGATGGAGCGGGCGTCGTGCTCACGGGACAGGAACACGCACACTTTTACACGGATTAGTGGTTTGTTAGTTTGCATACGCACAGAGCGCAAGTGTATTGAAGCAAAACGCATGCACGGGTTTTTAATAAGACGAGGACACAAATGCAGCCTGTGACCTTGTATTAAGTAAACAAGCACACGGCGCCCGCATCTTAAGCAGACACACCAAGCGAGTCCTTTCCACTCATGTTCCTTTGTGCTGTGGCCCTCTAGAGACTGACCGCCTATCTGGACCTGAACCTGAACAAGTGCTACGTCATCCCCCTGAACACCTCCATCGTCATGCCCCCTAAGGACTTCCTGGAGCTACTCGCCAACATAAAGGTAACCGTGGCAACCTCAAGACCACGCATTCCGTGTTTGCGGGTTTGGCGAATGCAGAcggtcttttgtgtgtgtgtgtgtgtgtgtgtgtaggctgggACGTACCTGCCGCAGTCCTACCTGGTGCACGAGCAGATGGAGGTGACTGAGCGGGTGGAGCACGTGGAGCAGCTGGGGTATTTCATCTACAGTCTGTGCAGAGGCAGAGACACTTACAGACTGCAGCGCAGGGAGACTGTATctggtgagcacacacacacacacagtctctcgaGGAAATAATAGCACTGATTAGAGAGAGCACAAAGACATCTCGGACTGCTTCAGTTTTGAATATGGATGGACACACTCACTCAGATCGTCTTCATTTACTACGCTGCACCCTAAAGTGAGCAGACGTGTACCAGTGACCATGGGTCCTACAGGCTGACCATCTGAAGATACCCCATTTTGAATGCGATGTATGTTCTACCACTTTGAAATGCTCCGTTGCCTTAGAGAGTCTCCCCGTCTCCGGCTCTCCCACAGTCCACTGTCCAAAACGTAATCGTCTGTTCCCGTCTGGTTTTCACAGGCATCCAGAAGCGGGAGGCACTCAACTGCCACAAGATTCTGCACTTTGAGAACAAGTTTGTGATGCAGACGCTGATCTGTGAACCATAGGGCGAAGGGCCCACGCCGCGCGCACGATTCACCACTTCTGACGAATTCCACTCGAGCAGTGAGATTCTGGGAAACCCTGCCCACTCGTCTTTCCTTGTAAAGCTCTTCCTGTTTTCTGTGTGGCGTTCCTCTGCTTTGTTTCGTCTTTTCCCCCCTTCTGTACAGCAACAGGATATCGAGAGGACGGgaccaaaaaaaacaaacaatagaAAATCCCAAAGCAATACAGGGTGTTACAGCATACGAGCAGGTTCAAGGCCCCTTAGTCTCTCCTGGATTAACTATTCCATGTTTctagggatttttttttttttttgtagttttaCAAGATTTGGGGAAATGCGATTCGACCGACGTAATGTTCGTTACAGCGTACGTATGAACACGAGGCAATAAAAAAATCACTGCTCTGTACATGTTAAAACTGTGAAGGTTTGTCACAGCCAGTTCACCATATTATACACTGGAAGAAATTAGACCATATAATGGAATATAACTTTTTTTGTATTAGATATACTTATTAGTttaggatgttttcattttttaaatgttatcTGCTGTAGCTTTTAGCACACtgctttaaaatgtttcttcaAATGATAATTGGACTTAGCGATATACAGGGACTTTTTTCTAGGTTTAACTGCTTTCAAATACGTCATATtcagaagatgagaagaaatgAATTTTAAGAACATTCAGATTTCATATTGATTTGTGAAACTGCAGAAAACAAGATTTAGAATGTAACTTGAATATGTAAGGGTTTATATCTTAAGTTCCACCAGATATCTATATAACTGTTGTATTGACTGATACAATGAGCTTAACATTAAATAACAAAAAGAATAAATGTTACAGGATTAACTTGGTCCACCATTGATTGTGCAGTTCCTTCTAATCGTTTTGTGTATTTATGGATGTGACACACAAACGGAAGAGCCTCTTCTCTGATGTGATTTCCAATGGTTTAGGTTCATAGTTGCAGAAAACGTACTAATATTAGGAACCTCCTGACGGCAGAGATCACTCATACCGCTGCGTTCCACCTCAATGTCGTGTGCCgtagatgtaaatgtgtgggtGGTTGTAATGGGAGGGGTGACTCAAGGCTGGTGTGTAACAAGGCTCAGGTTTAGGACCTATGTTAGTGTTTCACTATAAGTGTCTAAAATGTGTTCATCTTTGTTCAGTCATGTTAAGTTCATATGTAAGTTCATAATGGGAACGTAGCTCTTGGCGGTTCCTCCTGAAGGCGATCTGCTTGCATTGCGGTAAATGTCAGGTGGCAAACTCAAGAAGGTGACTGGTAGGAACAGTTTGGCTGTGTTTTTTGGAAACTGGTTTCCATTTATTTACTGGAGCCAAATTAAGGCTTAATACTGGaatcaagattattattctgtGACAGTGTAGCTTGTAAAACCAGTTCTGTGGTCAGGGCACCCTGTGGACGCTAAAGGAAGACCAGTTTCATTTAGCAGCAGCCTAGGTGTTCTCTACTGGATTCATTTAACGCCAGTCTAAACACCCTTGGAAAGATAACAAGGTTTTCAGTGGAAGAGGCCTTGAGCTCTTGGATAAACTGAACTTGAAGCAGAGTCCGTTTCAGGTGGAGCAGCAGTTATAGGTGGCTAGCAAGCTGCCCGTCTCTAGCAGGGGTTGTGGACTCGTATACCTACTGGACAAGTGTAGGCTTGTGGCAGCTAAGGACTTCATTCAGGTCCCCAGTCAGAGCAGCTCATATGCAAAACACCATGGATGTGCAGGCTAGATAAATCCAGTTTATTCTCCATCAGCAGggggaagaaaaagaaaattcacagaaatgaTAAACATGCAagactcttcacacacacagtcacagaccATCCATCAAAAATAAAAAGTTTGCACAGATAAGCCAGGCAGTCACCAACAGTCCACAAACTGAAAACcaggcatcacacacacacacacaaaaatatgtATAGACATCAGTGTACCTCATAGAAAAGAACAGCTGTGTTGGCACAGGTTTGAATGAGGGAACAGATCACACCTGTGAGAATGTTCTGAAGTTTGGGCTGGTTTCTGTTTCTTTGTGTCTTCACTCCTCTCCAACTTCATTGTGTCCGTGGTTTACCTTCAAGGCCTTTACATCACACCCTTTGTGCTTTCAAGACCAGAGCCTGCAGAGGGCCGAGgttccacccccccaccccagtgtGCTATCGTTATTGCAGAGAAAAGGCCTGTTCTCTGATTTCTTCTTAggtcacatacaacactatcAGTATCAGAAAAATCAATATAGAACATACATAGctttgtacttttttttttttttttttttttaacttgttggtcaaaatgacaaaaaaacaaaaagtccACCACTTATAGCTTAGAACAGAATGGTGGCAGGAATCTTAAAGAATCTTCATAAACATCTCTGACTATAATGATTACTTCTTATGGCACAAGCTTAATTTCAATAGTGttatcatacatacatacaaagaaTACACATAATTGCAAGTCTCAGCAATAAAAAAATGGACAAATATGAGTGTAAAGGAATGATGAGAATGTAAAGGTTGTGTTCAGTCAAATTACCACTCCACATTCCACGTCTAAACATGCCTGAGTCCTTTGGTGTAGCCTACAGCTAAAGAAGTCAAACTTAACCCATGACATCTATGTGGAGAAGGGGAAACGACCAGgctgaacaaacaaaaagaacTTTTCTTCCTTCAAAATGTAGCACTAAACCAAAACGAAACCTCCAAAATGGCGACTTCTATTAATTATCTGTGGTCGTTTGCAAAATTCAACACCATGCTGTGTGTTGCCAGTACGGGAGGGGAGGGAACACAGCAGTTTTGCCATGGGGGAAAACAGCAACATTAATATTTAGTGTTTCTGGGAAGGCAGGTGAGGAACTCAAATTAAGACATGAAAAATGATCCTTATAAATCTTTAAGCGTGTATCGTGCAGCATTCAGCCACTGTGTCAGTGTACATcagggacaaacacacacacccacttcaTAATGTAGAACACTACTCAATGCACAGAACTGCAGTGAGGACCCAACAGGCCCTTGCAAATGTACAGTGGATATCCCAGATCTTCTGCCTTCTAATGACCTCCATCCATTTTATTCTGTTCATCCAAATGGGTCTTCATGAAGATACGTGGGTGTTGTGTGcggatcagtgtgtgtgatgtcagagGTGTGTATACAGCTTGTGCGAGGGTGTCGGAACATGAGGTTTTTGTACGAGTGTGTTAGGGCACCCCCTGGTGGCTCAATCTGCGTAGTGCATGATTGACTCGACGTAGTTTCCAGGGAAGAGGCCCGTGGTGCCGTTCATCACGCCCTCGAACCAGCCGTCGTCGTTCTTCTTGATGACGTAGATGATCGCCCCTTCTTGGAAGGAGAGCTCGTCCTCCTTGTCGCGCGAGTAGTCGTAGATCGCCACCACTGCCGGACGACGACGTTGAGCGAAAAACGAGACAAACAAGTGGCAGATTACAGGGGGGTCACGAGACAGACGCCCATTCTGGGTCGTTCCAAAGACGTCCATAATTAAAGGGGCAGACGGAGAAGCCGCTATCTGAACCTTTCTCCAGGTAGTTGCACGGGGCCCAAGGCGGGTCTTCTTCAGCGTACGGGTCGCTGTACTCCACCACCGCTGACTCTTCGTCCTCATCACCTTCCTCATCCTCATAGTCTTCTGGTGGCGGCGGCGGAGGAGGGGCGGACTCCACAAACTCCGCCTCTTCTTGAGGGGGCGGGGGTGGAGGTGCGTCTGAGACTGTGGTGGGGAGAGAGTACACCGTGAGAACATCAGGAGAACATGGAGGTTCCTCAGAGTCCAAAGGCGGGAATGGGAGCTACTGAACGCCTCATCACTGACCACAGATCAGTCTCGTGCACTTTCTGCTGGAAAGTCGGTGTGGCATGCTGTGAATCTCAAATGGAGTGAAGCACCTCTCATGCACAAACATGACCCATAAACATGCGGGACTACACAAAGCACAACACACCTAAATGCAACAGACAAGATCCGTTcagacagagctgtgtgtgtgtgtgtgtgtgtgcatgcatacccATGGTTTCATGGGTTGTGACCTTGTGCAGGGAACAATGACTGAAGGTGGCCTAGCTACTAGCAAAGGAGCAGCTACCAAAGCCACAGCGTTTCCAGTGCTAGAGGAGGCAGACCAGGATCATgcaggttcacacacacacacacacacacacacacacacacacacacacacacacacacacacacacacacacacacttcttaaaCTACTAACTTACTGGTCTCCTGAACCCGAGCTGCAAAGCCCATCAGAGGGATCTGGGGAGTGATCTGTAATatggaggggggaggaggggccacAGGGACTAGTGGACCAATCAGAAGGATCGGTGGAAAATGGGAAGGAGAAATCACAGCAGCGTGtgagagaaggatggagaggGGAGTTTGGATGGATAGATGAAAAGAATGAAAGGAGAAAGAGGAAAAAGAAATCAATGTCCACCTTTCAGACCACAGGCCAGACAGAGCACGCTCAGTCAGGGGTGAGAAAAGGCTCTCACGCAGAAACACACCTTGGTTCTGGTTGAAGTGCGGCCCGCCGTTCAGCTGGTTTTGGCTCACGTTCAGGGGAGTGTTCTGAGGCGCACTGTTCGGCTGATTGGTGACCGAGGAAGGGCGGCGGTAGGGCAGGGAGCCGCCCACGGAGGGCGTGGCCTGCCGCGTCATTGGTCGGTTCATGCTGTAGAACTGAGGGCCATTTCCTGGGAGGCGGCACATGAGAACACTCAGACGTGCTGAACGGGGAGCTCAGGTCGGAGGTCTTTAACTTTCTTTGTGGTTCTCAGACCAAAAGTAAAATAGAAAATCATATCAAAAGTGAAAATCAATTGCAATACCAAGATTTCATGGCGGCAGGTAGAGTCACAATCACGCAGACATGCAGACGCCCCTGACTGATTTATCTGAAACTCCAGATTTCAGTACAAGTATGAAAATAATAACACACAGAAATCAGAAGGGAATAACAGAGGAAAAGGAAAGTGGAGAAGCGAGAGGGAAACGGGCCCAGAACCAGAACCTCGCCACCCCAAGCAGGGCGACACCGACCCAGACACCAGAGGGGCAAAGCAGGCCATGTGGGCGGAGACAAACGATCTGAAATGGACGAGGtggggtggtgatgggtgggggtgtgtgactCACCTTGCACAGGGGTGGTGGCTGTGGAGGAACTGTTCACAGCGGAGCCAACAGGCAGGGTCGGGGGcagttgtgggggaggggggacctCAGGGGGCAGCTCTGCTGGGGGCGCAGGGGCGGGAGGAGGGGCGGGGGGCGTGGGCTccggggtggggggagggggtggtgctGGGGGAGCTGGGATGGCTACGGTGGGAGGGGGCTTGGGAGGATTGGGAGGGGCAGGGGCGGTACCTGCCGCAGCACAGGCCACGCCCCCCCAAACAGacgagagaaggaaggagagataAAGAGCAGACAAGATAAGAACAGGACGGAATAAAAAGAATCATAGAgcaaaagagaggaagagatgagGAACAGACAGCTGTGACCTAAACGTCTCGTCTCTTGGTAAATATTCTCTTTGCTTCCCCGCAGGCCGAGAACGAGCACGAAGAAGGCGGAGCCCCTACCTGGGAAAGCGGAGGGCGGGGCAGGGGTTGGCACGGCGATAGGCACGCCCACGCTGCCACTGCCACTGTTCTCTCTACTGCTGCTCCGACTGCTGGGGTGACTTCCTCCACTGCTGCCACTGCTGggaacgacacacacacacacacacacacttgaaatgCTATGGCGTCGACCCACCACACACTGATTTACCAAGCCGTTTACTTCCACGGACGAGGGGAGGGACTCCAGGCAGATTAATCCTAGCCTCAGGACCAAGTCAGTTGGTCGTGATTACTGAAAGCCCGTCACCCGTCACAGACGGCAGGAACAACCCGAACAAAACAGAAGCCGCTGATCAGATTGCAACCCGGAGGCTCGGTGCACTCGGCGCTTTGTTTAGACTGGTTTACTGACACTAGTGTACTACGCCGGAGACGCCGTGTCCCAGCCGAAGACGGGGGGCTTTGGGGCAGGTATCACTGGTCATTCAGCCCTGTTCCCCTGGGAGTCTGAGGGGGAAGAGCTGGCTGTTCAGCTCAGGATGCAGATTGGAATGAAAAAGGAAAAGTTGTTCAGAAAGGAGGCTGAAATAGAAAcagtgtgtgagcgagagagagaaagagacataaAATCCTTCCTAAAAGACAGATCTTCCTAACGGATTCTACGGACATTCGAAGCCTCGAGGATGGTAGAGCAAAaggcaaagaaagaaagaagttaGTGAGTGGCCGTTATcgcggaaacacacacacaaagacaaacggcttacaaagacagagagacagaccgacagagagagacagaaaggtggacagacaaaaacaaaagagtTATGGGGGAGAGGATGGTGAGGAAGGAGGGGCTAGACCCGCTTCTGGTCAGAGGAGGAGTTTCACCTTCCTTAGGACTGTCCACATGGAAAGGACTAGAACTGTGACTGTGTCTGcacctggatgtgtgtgtgtgtgtgtgtgtgtgtgtgtgtgtgtgtgtgggtacctGTACGTTCGGGTCCTCTGATTAACGGAGGCGGTGCGTGCTGGGCTCTGGAGGGGCGGAGCTGTGGTGCGGGTCGGGCTCGGCACGTAGTCGTTAGGGACGACAGGGGGACGCACGGGTTCAAGCGTCCGGTAGGGGGAGTGGCGCCTGCCAGGGGCGGGGTTACAGTTTAACACCTCCTACCTGAAGCAATACTGCCCCccaatgacactggcatttaaCACTGCACATGCTCTCGTCAGACTGTCTCTCTTAATACTATCGCGTGGTCAACAGCTCAAATAGTCGTGGGCAACTAGTAACTGCAGACTAAGCTTCCGGTCACATCAAATCAGCTGAGTTTGCTCCTTACTGTGGTTGTTTACAAaagtgaaagaaaaaacaaacaaaaaaacatatataatatGGGGGAATTTGGGGGAAACTCTGTGAAACATGGCTTGGTGTTTGTGACCGAGAGCCGTATTACCGTATTGATAGTGAGAGGCAAGGGCCAGGGGAGGGGCATGGGGCGGAGCTAGAGGGGCATGGGGAGGAGCTAGAGGAGGGGCATGGGGCGGTGTCACACAGTAAAGGAAGggcaacagaaaaaaacaacagtaTTAAAAACACAAGCACGTGAAATTCACACGTCAAGTACAAGACCATGACAGAGGTTTCAAGTGTTATTCCACAGTGGCCTGCCCAGGGGGAGAAGAGAACGTGTGTTTAGAAAACAGAGCACATTTTCACACGGCCAAAGTGGTTCTCCAGGATCAACATTAAAAGAGGAGGAGAAGCTGTGTGTCTGAAGCAGCCAGAGGTATCAGagggagtgttgtggggcagcACGGGACGCATCTGGGCTGCTGGTGTACTGACACGCCCAGAAAGACCAGCAGCAGGAGAACACGCCCATCCTAAAACTGAAACTGTGGACGCTATGGTGTGAAAACCTGCAAAcacttattcacacacacatacacacacacacacacacacacacacacacacacacacatatacacacacacacacatatacacacacacacacacacacacatatacacatacacacacatacacacatacataca from Brachyhypopomus gauderio isolate BG-103 chromosome 8, BGAUD_0.2, whole genome shotgun sequence harbors:
- the abi2b gene encoding abl interactor 2b isoform X14, which gives rise to MAELQMLLEEEIPAGRGALLDSYANLERVAEYCESNYIQSPDKHRALEETKNYTTQSLASVAYLINTLANNVLQMLDIQASQLRRMESSINHISQTVDIHKEKVARREIGILTTNKNTSRTHKIIAPANPERPVRYIRKSIDYSLLDDVGHGVKWLLRFKVNAQNMKAGTTPRTSAPTQKPPSPPGPGKGTLGSGSSGGSHPSSRSSSRENSGSGSVGVPIAVPTPAPPSAFPGTAPAPPNPPKPPPTVAIPAPPAPPPPPTPEPTPPAPPPAPAPPAELPPEVPPPPQLPPTLPVGSAVNSSSTATTPVQGNGPQFYSMNRPMTRQATPSVGGSLPYRRPSSVTNQPNSAPQNTPLNVSQNQLNGGPHFNQNQVSDAPPPPPPQEEAEFVESAPPPPPPPEDYEDEEGDEDEESAVVEYSDPYAEEDPPWAPCNYLEKVVAIYDYSRDKEDELSFQEGAIIYVIKKNDDGWFEGVMNGTTGLFPGNYVESIMHYAD
- the abi2b gene encoding abl interactor 2b isoform X3 yields the protein MAELQMLLEEEIPAGRGALLDSYANLERVAEYCESNYIQSPDKHRALEETKNYTTQSLASVAYLINTLANNVLQMLDIQASQLRRMESSINHISQTVDIHKEKVARREIGILTTNKNTSRTHKIIAPANPERPVRYIRKSIDYSLLDDVGHGVKWLLRFKVNAQNMKAGTTPRTSAPTQKPPSPPGPGKGTLGRHSPYRTLEPVRPPVVPNDYVPSPTRTTAPPLQSPARTASVNQRTRTYSSGSSGGSHPSSRSSSRENSGSGSVGVPIAVPTPAPPSAFPGTAPAPPNPPKPPPTVAIPAPPAPPPPPTPEPTPPAPPPAPAPPAELPPEVPPPPQLPPTLPVGSAVNSSSTATTPVQGNGPQFYSMNRPMTRQATPSVGGSLPYRRPSSVTNQPNSAPQNTPLNVSQNQLNGGPHFNQNQVSDAPPPPPPQEEAEFVESAPPPPPPPEDYEDEEGDEDEESAVVEYSDPYAEEDPPWAPCNYLEKVVAIYDYSRDKEDELSFQEGAIIYVIKKNDDGWFEGVMNGTTGLFPGNYVESIMHYAD
- the abi2b gene encoding abl interactor 2b isoform X11; the encoded protein is MAELQMLLEEEIPAGRGALLDSYANLERVAEYCESNYIQSPDKHRALEETKNYTTQSLASVAYLINTLANNVLQMLDIQASQLRRMESSINHISQTVDIHKEKVARREIGILTTNKNTSRTHKIIAPANPERPVRYIRKSIDYSLLDDVGHGVKVNAQNMKAGTTPRTSAPTQKPPSPPGPGKGTLGSGSSGGSHPSSRSSSRENSGSGSVGVPIAVPTPAPPSAFPGNGPQFYSMNRPMTRQATPSVGGSLPYRRPSSVTNQPNSAPQNTPLNVSQNQLNGGPHFNQNQVPVAPPPPSILQITPQIPLMGFAARVQETISDAPPPPPPQEEAEFVESAPPPPPPPEDYEDEEGDEDEESAVVEYSDPYAEEDPPWAPCNYLEKVVAIYDYSRDKEDELSFQEGAIIYVIKKNDDGWFEGVMNGTTGLFPGNYVESIMHYAD